The genomic stretch TGACCGCCGATCGCAGGCCGACACTGTGGCTTGGCGCGCATTTCGGCGTCCGCATCGGGTTCAAGCTGACCCCGGTTACGCGGTAGCCGTAACGGCGTATTGCACCACTAATACACATCTGTTATCCTTGGCCGCACAAGGAGGACCGATCCATGTATAGCGAGAGCGACCTGGCAGGCGCCGTCGAGGCGGGCGTGATTTCGCCCGAGACTGCGAATGCGATCCGAAACCATGTTGCCGCGACGCGATCCGCGCCTGCGGTGGACGAGGAAAGCTTCCGGCTGCTGACCGGGTTCAACGACATTTTCGTCGCGATTGCGATGGCGCTGATCCTCGTCGCCGTGGCGTGGATCGGCTTTTACGTCGGCGACAAGGCCATGGCGCTTAGCGCGCATGCCGGCCCGCGACAGGTCGGCGTAGCGACCGCGCTCGCCGCCTTCCCGGTCGCCGCGACGAGCTGGCTGCTCGGCGAGTATTTCACGCGCCGCCGCCGCATGGCGCTGCCCAGCATCCTGTTGCTGCTCGGCTTTGCGGGCGGGACCTTTGTCGGGCTGGGCGCGGTGTTCGGCGCGAATGCACCCTGGCTCGCCGAACAGCTGGGCCTCACCACTGACCTGCAACAGCGCCAGCTCGCCGGGACGATCGGCGTGCTCGTCGGCGTGCTCACCGCGGGCGCGACCTGGCTCCACTGGCGCCGGTTCATGGTGCCGATCACCGTGGCGGTGGGCGCACTCGCGCTCGTCGCCGTCGCGATCGGCGCGATCACGGCGTTCGTCCCCGCCTCGCGCGATGCGCTCAATCCGATCCTGCTCGCCGCCGGGCTGGTGCTGTTCGCCGTCGCGATGCGCTGGGACATGAGCGACCTGGAGCGCCGCACGCGCCGCTCCGACGTCGCCTTCTGGCTCCATCTCGCCGCAGCCCCGCTGATCGCGCATCCGATCTTCCACATGCTCGGCGTGTTCGACGGCGCGCTCGCCGCGCCGATGGCGGCGCTGGTCATCGCGCTCTATGTCGGGTTCGGGCTGGTCGCGCTCGCCGTCGATCGCCGCGCGCTGCTCGTCTCCAGCCTCGTTTATGTGCTGTGGGCCATGTATTCGCTGTTCCAGACCAGCGGCGCGATCGAGCTGGCCGCGGCGCTGACGGCGCTGGTGATCGGATCGGCGCTGCTGACGCTCTCGGCCTTCTGGCAGCCGATGCGGCGCAACGTCGTCGCGCTGCTGGGCGGGCTGCGCGACCAGCTCCCGCCGACCCAGCAGATGGTGCCGGCCTGACGCTTATGGGCCGGGGCAGCAACGCCCCGGCCTCCTCGTACCGAAAGCCACAGCATGCCCCTGTCCCTGCTCCTCGCCGCCGCCTGCCCGGCCTCCGCGCTGCCCGCACCCGCCCCCGCCGATGCGCCGCTGATCCGGCTGGTGACCGAATTCGTCGCCGCCGAGGAGCAGTTCGACCAGGCGCGCCTCGCCGAGCTGACGACCCCGGACTATGCCGAGGTGTCTCCGCTGGGCGAACTCGACCAGCGCGATGCGTTCCTCGGCTTCTACGCCGCGGACAAGAAGCGTCCCGCCCCCGCGACGATGGTCTGCGAACCGTTCGTGCGTCAGCATGGCAATGCCGCGACGGTCATCGCGCGGCTGGGCTTCGACCTCCCCGGCGCCCCGGGGCAGCCGCCGCGCGCGGTGGCGTTCCGCGCCACCTTCCTGGCGCTGCGTTC from Sphingomonas hengshuiensis encodes the following:
- a CDS encoding nuclear transport factor 2 family protein; the encoded protein is MPLSLLLAAACPASALPAPAPADAPLIRLVTEFVAAEEQFDQARLAELTTPDYAEVSPLGELDQRDAFLGFYAADKKRPAPATMVCEPFVRQHGNAATVIARLGFDLPGAPGQPPRAVAFRATFLALRSGDAWKLASAHYTPLRLKPAAN